A window from Falco naumanni isolate bFalNau1 chromosome 3, bFalNau1.pat, whole genome shotgun sequence encodes these proteins:
- the SRRM1 gene encoding serine/arginine repetitive matrix protein 1 isoform X7, with the protein MLFFQITGLSSCHISLQNPDSKMMQINLTGFLNGKNAREFMGELWPLLLSAQENIAGIPTAFLELKKEEIKQRQIEQEKLASMKKQDEDKEKRDKEDKDNREKRDRSRSPRRRKSRSPSPRRRSSPVRRERKRSHSRSPHHRTKSRSATPAPEKKEATPEPEPSVKPKETVVQEATSNSDIPKAPKPEPPVPETKETSPERNSKKEREKEKEKTRQRSATRSKSRSRSRSRSPSHSRPRRRHRSRSRSYSPRRRPSPRRRPSPRRRSPPRRMPPPPRHRRSRSPVRRRRRSSASLSGSSSSSSSSRSRSPPKKPPKRTVSSPPRKTRRLSPSASPPRRRHRPSPPASPPPKPRRSPTPQQSNRARKSRGSVSPSRASAPKHKSTEKRESPSPAPKPRKAELSESEEDKGGKMATADSVQQRRQYRRQNQQSSSDSGSSSSSEEERPKRSIVKNGEVGRRRRHSHSRSPSPSPRKRQKESSPRMQMEKRWQSPVMKSRRRRSPSPPPARRRRSPSPAPPPRRRRSPSLPRRRSPSPPPRRRSPSPRRYSPPIQRRYSPSPPPKRRTASPPPPPKRRASPSPQSKRRVSHSPPPKQRSSPTAKRRSPSISSKHRKGSPPSRSNRETRSPPQNKRHSPSPRPRASHTSASPPPPRRGASASPQRRQSPSPSTRPIRRVSRTPEPKKTKASTPSPRSARRVSSSRSASGSPEPAPKKHQGPPSPTRSRSPSANWSPAKKAKSPTQSPSPARNSDQEGGGKKKKKKKDKKHKKDKKHKKHKKHKKEKAAAAAAAVAVAAPDTTSTQEDQEAETEPKKETESEPEDNLDDLEKHLREKALRSMRKAQVSPPS; encoded by the exons ATGTTGTTTTTTCAGATAACCGGTTTGTCTTCCTGTCATATCTCTTTGCAGAATCCAGATTCCAAAATGATGCAAATCAACCTGACTGGTtttttgaatgggaaaaatGCTAGGGAGTTCATGGGAGAGTTGTGGCCACTGCTATTAAGTGCGCAAGAAAACATTGCTGGTATTCCAACTGCATTTCTGgaactgaagaaagaagaaataaaacaacgACAG ATAGAGCAAGAGAAACTGGCTTCTATGAAGAAACAAGATGAAGACAAGGAGAAGAGAGATAAGGAAGACAAAgacaacagagaaaagagagacagaTCCAGGAGTCCAAGAAG ACGCAAATCAAGGTCTCCTTCCCCTCGAAGGAGGTCGTCGCCTGTCAGAAGAGAGCGGAAACGCAGCCATTCTCGCTCCCCTCATCACAGAACCAAGAGCCGCAGCGCTACTCCTGcgccagaaaagaaagaggcGACTCCTGAGCCAGAACCCTCTGTGAAACCAAAGGAGACTGTTGTTCAAGAGGCAACTTCAAACAG tgatATCCCAAAAGCTCCTAAACCTGAACCTCCTGTACCAGAGACTAAGGAAACTTCACCAGAACGTAATTcaaagaaggagagagagaaggaaaaagagaagactCGTCAAAGATCCGCAACTCGGTCCAAGTCAAGGTCAAGATCTCGATCACGTTCTCCATCTCATTCTCGACCAAGAAGGCGTCATAGATCACGGTCGAG GTCTTACTCCCCTAGAAGGCGACCAAGCCCAAGAAGACGGCCATCTCCAAGGAGAAGGAGCCCTCCAAGGCGAATGCCTCCCCCACCCAGACACAGAAGAAGCAGGTCCCCTGTGAGGCG GAGAAGACGGTCATCAGCATCCTTATCTGGCAGtagctcttcctcctcctcctcacgTTCCCGATCACCACCAAAGAAACCACCTAAAAGAACTGTATCCAGTCCTCCTCGTAAAACTCGTAGGCTCTCTCCTTCTGCAAGCCCCCCTAGACGGAGGCACAGACCATCCCCACCAGCAAGTCCACCTCCAAAACCACGCAGGTCTCCAACACCCCAGCAGTCCAACCGTGCAAGAAAAAGCCGTGGCTCTGTTTCGCCTAGCAGAGCGTCAG CGCCCAAACACAAGAGTACTGAAAAAAGAGAATCTCCTTCGCCAGCACCAAAACCGAGGAAAGCAGAACTGTCTGAATCAG AAGAAGATAAAGGAGGTAAAATGGCCACAGCAGACTCTGTTCAACAGAGACGTCAGTACAGAAGGCAGAATCAACAGTCTTCATCTG ATTCTGGTTCTTCATCTTcatctgaagaagaaagacCTAAAAGATCCATCGTGAAGAATGGGGAAGTTGGTAGACGCCGACGCCATTCACATTCACGCAGTCCATCACCATCTCCCCGAAAACGACAGAAGGAATCATCCCCTCG GATGCAGATGGAAAAGAGATGGCAATCCCCAGTGATGAAAAG TAGGAGGAGGAGAAGTCCATCGCCCCCACCAGCCAGGCGGCGACGCTCTCCTTCACCTGCCCCTCCTCCGAGGCGGCGGCGGTCACCTTCCTTACCTCGTCGAAG gtCTCCATCACCACCCCCACGCAGACGCTCACCTTCTCCACGGAGATACTCTCCACCGATACAGAGACGATACTCTCCTTCACCACCACCGAAGAGAAGAAcggcttctcctcctcccccacctAAACGAAGGGCATCACCTTCTCCACAGTCGAAACGCAGAGTCTCCCATTCgccaccaccaaaacaaaggAGCTCGCCAACTGCTAAAAGGCGTTCACCTTCGATATCTTCCAAGCACAGGAAGGGATCTCCTCCCAGTAGGTCCAATCGGGAAACACGTTCtccaccacaaaacaaaaggcATTCACCTTCACCACGGCCTAGAGCTTCTCATACCTCTGcaagcccaccaccaccacgaaGGGGAGCTTCAGCTTCACCCCAGAGAAGACAGTCTCCATCTCCAAGCACTAGACCCATCAGGAGGGTGTCAAGAACACCAGAACCTAAgaagacaaa ggcttCCACGCCAAGTCCACGATCTGCGAGACGGGTGTCTTCATCACGGTCTGCATCAGGATCACCTGAGCCAGCACCAAAAAAACATCAAGGACCTCCATCTCCTACACGGTCTCGTTCTCCTTCTGCAAACTGGTCACCTGCAAAAAAGGCTAAAAGCCCAACTCAGAGCCCATCACCTGCAAGG AACTCGGATCAAGAAGGGGgtggaaagaagaagaagaaaaagaaggataaGAAGcataaaaaggataaaaagcacaagaaacacaaaaaacacaagaaggagaaggctgcagcagccgcagcagctGTTGCTGTGGCTGCACCTGATACCACCTCAACACAGGAAGACCAGGAAGCAGAGACAGAACCCAAAAAG GAGACAGAAAGCGAACCTGAAGACAACCTTGATGATCTAGAAAAACACCTGCGAGAGAAGGCACTGAGGTCAATGCGGAAGGCGCAAGTGTCACCACCATCCTAG
- the SRRM1 gene encoding serine/arginine repetitive matrix protein 1 isoform X2, whose product MDAGFFRGTSAEQDNRFSNKQKKLLKQLKFAECLEKKVDMSKVNLEVIKPWITKRVTEILGFEDDVVIEFIFNQLEVKNPDSKMMQINLTGFLNGKNAREFMGELWPLLLSAQENIAGIPTAFLELKKEEIKQRQIEQEKLASMKKQDEDKEKRDKEDKDNREKRDRSRSPRRRKSRSPSPRRRSSPVRRERKRSHSRSPHHRTKSRSATPAPEKKEATPEPEPSVKPKETVVQEATSNSDIPKAPKPEPPVPETKETSPERNSKKEREKEKEKTRQRSATRSKSRSRSRSRSPSHSRPRRRHRSRSRRRPSPRRRPSPRRRSPPRRMPPPPRHRRSRSPVRRRRRSSASLSGSSSSSSSSRSRSPPKKPPKRTVSSPPRKTRRLSPSASPPRRRHRPSPPASPPPKPRRSPTPQQSNRARKSRGSVSPSRASAPKHKSTEKRESPSPAPKPRKAELSESEEDKGGKMATADSVQQRRQYRRQNQQSSSDSGSSSSSEEERPKRSIVKNGEVGRRRRHSHSRSPSPSPRKRQKESSPRMQMEKRWQSPVMKSRRRRSPSPPPARRRRSPSPAPPPRRRRSPSLPRRRSPSPPPRRRSPSPRRYSPPIQRRYSPSPPPKRRTASPPPPPKRRASPSPQSKRRVSHSPPPKQRSSPTAKRRSPSISSKHRKGSPPSRSNRETRSPPQNKRHSPSPRPRASHTSASPPPPRRGASASPQRRQSPSPSTRPIRRVSRTPEPKKTKASTPSPRSARRVSSSRSASGSPEPAPKKHQGPPSPTRSRSPSANWSPAKKAKSPTQSPSPARNSDQEGGGKKKKKKKDKKHKKDKKHKKHKKHKKEKAAAAAAAVAVAAPDTTSTQEDQEAETEPKKETESEPEDNLDDLEKHLREKALRSMRKAQVSPPS is encoded by the exons AATCCAGATTCCAAAATGATGCAAATCAACCTGACTGGTtttttgaatgggaaaaatGCTAGGGAGTTCATGGGAGAGTTGTGGCCACTGCTATTAAGTGCGCAAGAAAACATTGCTGGTATTCCAACTGCATTTCTGgaactgaagaaagaagaaataaaacaacgACAG ATAGAGCAAGAGAAACTGGCTTCTATGAAGAAACAAGATGAAGACAAGGAGAAGAGAGATAAGGAAGACAAAgacaacagagaaaagagagacagaTCCAGGAGTCCAAGAAG ACGCAAATCAAGGTCTCCTTCCCCTCGAAGGAGGTCGTCGCCTGTCAGAAGAGAGCGGAAACGCAGCCATTCTCGCTCCCCTCATCACAGAACCAAGAGCCGCAGCGCTACTCCTGcgccagaaaagaaagaggcGACTCCTGAGCCAGAACCCTCTGTGAAACCAAAGGAGACTGTTGTTCAAGAGGCAACTTCAAACAG tgatATCCCAAAAGCTCCTAAACCTGAACCTCCTGTACCAGAGACTAAGGAAACTTCACCAGAACGTAATTcaaagaaggagagagagaaggaaaaagagaagactCGTCAAAGATCCGCAACTCGGTCCAAGTCAAGGTCAAGATCTCGATCACGTTCTCCATCTCATTCTCGACCAAGAAGGCGTCATAGATCACGGTCGAG AAGGCGACCAAGCCCAAGAAGACGGCCATCTCCAAGGAGAAGGAGCCCTCCAAGGCGAATGCCTCCCCCACCCAGACACAGAAGAAGCAGGTCCCCTGTGAGGCG GAGAAGACGGTCATCAGCATCCTTATCTGGCAGtagctcttcctcctcctcctcacgTTCCCGATCACCACCAAAGAAACCACCTAAAAGAACTGTATCCAGTCCTCCTCGTAAAACTCGTAGGCTCTCTCCTTCTGCAAGCCCCCCTAGACGGAGGCACAGACCATCCCCACCAGCAAGTCCACCTCCAAAACCACGCAGGTCTCCAACACCCCAGCAGTCCAACCGTGCAAGAAAAAGCCGTGGCTCTGTTTCGCCTAGCAGAGCGTCAG CGCCCAAACACAAGAGTACTGAAAAAAGAGAATCTCCTTCGCCAGCACCAAAACCGAGGAAAGCAGAACTGTCTGAATCAG AAGAAGATAAAGGAGGTAAAATGGCCACAGCAGACTCTGTTCAACAGAGACGTCAGTACAGAAGGCAGAATCAACAGTCTTCATCTG ATTCTGGTTCTTCATCTTcatctgaagaagaaagacCTAAAAGATCCATCGTGAAGAATGGGGAAGTTGGTAGACGCCGACGCCATTCACATTCACGCAGTCCATCACCATCTCCCCGAAAACGACAGAAGGAATCATCCCCTCG GATGCAGATGGAAAAGAGATGGCAATCCCCAGTGATGAAAAG TAGGAGGAGGAGAAGTCCATCGCCCCCACCAGCCAGGCGGCGACGCTCTCCTTCACCTGCCCCTCCTCCGAGGCGGCGGCGGTCACCTTCCTTACCTCGTCGAAG gtCTCCATCACCACCCCCACGCAGACGCTCACCTTCTCCACGGAGATACTCTCCACCGATACAGAGACGATACTCTCCTTCACCACCACCGAAGAGAAGAAcggcttctcctcctcccccacctAAACGAAGGGCATCACCTTCTCCACAGTCGAAACGCAGAGTCTCCCATTCgccaccaccaaaacaaaggAGCTCGCCAACTGCTAAAAGGCGTTCACCTTCGATATCTTCCAAGCACAGGAAGGGATCTCCTCCCAGTAGGTCCAATCGGGAAACACGTTCtccaccacaaaacaaaaggcATTCACCTTCACCACGGCCTAGAGCTTCTCATACCTCTGcaagcccaccaccaccacgaaGGGGAGCTTCAGCTTCACCCCAGAGAAGACAGTCTCCATCTCCAAGCACTAGACCCATCAGGAGGGTGTCAAGAACACCAGAACCTAAgaagacaaa ggcttCCACGCCAAGTCCACGATCTGCGAGACGGGTGTCTTCATCACGGTCTGCATCAGGATCACCTGAGCCAGCACCAAAAAAACATCAAGGACCTCCATCTCCTACACGGTCTCGTTCTCCTTCTGCAAACTGGTCACCTGCAAAAAAGGCTAAAAGCCCAACTCAGAGCCCATCACCTGCAAGG AACTCGGATCAAGAAGGGGgtggaaagaagaagaagaaaaagaaggataaGAAGcataaaaaggataaaaagcacaagaaacacaaaaaacacaagaaggagaaggctgcagcagccgcagcagctGTTGCTGTGGCTGCACCTGATACCACCTCAACACAGGAAGACCAGGAAGCAGAGACAGAACCCAAAAAG GAGACAGAAAGCGAACCTGAAGACAACCTTGATGATCTAGAAAAACACCTGCGAGAGAAGGCACTGAGGTCAATGCGGAAGGCGCAAGTGTCACCACCATCCTAG
- the SRRM1 gene encoding serine/arginine repetitive matrix protein 1 isoform X1, with product MDAGFFRGTSAEQDNRFSNKQKKLLKQLKFAECLEKKVDMSKVNLEVIKPWITKRVTEILGFEDDVVIEFIFNQLEVKNPDSKMMQINLTGFLNGKNAREFMGELWPLLLSAQENIAGIPTAFLELKKEEIKQRQIEQEKLASMKKQDEDKEKRDKEDKDNREKRDRSRSPRRRKSRSPSPRRRSSPVRRERKRSHSRSPHHRTKSRSATPAPEKKEATPEPEPSVKPKETVVQEATSNSDIPKAPKPEPPVPETKETSPERNSKKEREKEKEKTRQRSATRSKSRSRSRSRSPSHSRPRRRHRSRSRSYSPRRRPSPRRRPSPRRRSPPRRMPPPPRHRRSRSPVRRRRRSSASLSGSSSSSSSSRSRSPPKKPPKRTVSSPPRKTRRLSPSASPPRRRHRPSPPASPPPKPRRSPTPQQSNRARKSRGSVSPSRASAPKHKSTEKRESPSPAPKPRKAELSESEEDKGGKMATADSVQQRRQYRRQNQQSSSDSGSSSSSEEERPKRSIVKNGEVGRRRRHSHSRSPSPSPRKRQKESSPRMQMEKRWQSPVMKSRRRRSPSPPPARRRRSPSPAPPPRRRRSPSLPRRRSPSPPPRRRSPSPRRYSPPIQRRYSPSPPPKRRTASPPPPPKRRASPSPQSKRRVSHSPPPKQRSSPTAKRRSPSISSKHRKGSPPSRSNRETRSPPQNKRHSPSPRPRASHTSASPPPPRRGASASPQRRQSPSPSTRPIRRVSRTPEPKKTKASTPSPRSARRVSSSRSASGSPEPAPKKHQGPPSPTRSRSPSANWSPAKKAKSPTQSPSPARNSDQEGGGKKKKKKKDKKHKKDKKHKKHKKHKKEKAAAAAAAVAVAAPDTTSTQEDQEAETEPKKETESEPEDNLDDLEKHLREKALRSMRKAQVSPPS from the exons AATCCAGATTCCAAAATGATGCAAATCAACCTGACTGGTtttttgaatgggaaaaatGCTAGGGAGTTCATGGGAGAGTTGTGGCCACTGCTATTAAGTGCGCAAGAAAACATTGCTGGTATTCCAACTGCATTTCTGgaactgaagaaagaagaaataaaacaacgACAG ATAGAGCAAGAGAAACTGGCTTCTATGAAGAAACAAGATGAAGACAAGGAGAAGAGAGATAAGGAAGACAAAgacaacagagaaaagagagacagaTCCAGGAGTCCAAGAAG ACGCAAATCAAGGTCTCCTTCCCCTCGAAGGAGGTCGTCGCCTGTCAGAAGAGAGCGGAAACGCAGCCATTCTCGCTCCCCTCATCACAGAACCAAGAGCCGCAGCGCTACTCCTGcgccagaaaagaaagaggcGACTCCTGAGCCAGAACCCTCTGTGAAACCAAAGGAGACTGTTGTTCAAGAGGCAACTTCAAACAG tgatATCCCAAAAGCTCCTAAACCTGAACCTCCTGTACCAGAGACTAAGGAAACTTCACCAGAACGTAATTcaaagaaggagagagagaaggaaaaagagaagactCGTCAAAGATCCGCAACTCGGTCCAAGTCAAGGTCAAGATCTCGATCACGTTCTCCATCTCATTCTCGACCAAGAAGGCGTCATAGATCACGGTCGAG GTCTTACTCCCCTAGAAGGCGACCAAGCCCAAGAAGACGGCCATCTCCAAGGAGAAGGAGCCCTCCAAGGCGAATGCCTCCCCCACCCAGACACAGAAGAAGCAGGTCCCCTGTGAGGCG GAGAAGACGGTCATCAGCATCCTTATCTGGCAGtagctcttcctcctcctcctcacgTTCCCGATCACCACCAAAGAAACCACCTAAAAGAACTGTATCCAGTCCTCCTCGTAAAACTCGTAGGCTCTCTCCTTCTGCAAGCCCCCCTAGACGGAGGCACAGACCATCCCCACCAGCAAGTCCACCTCCAAAACCACGCAGGTCTCCAACACCCCAGCAGTCCAACCGTGCAAGAAAAAGCCGTGGCTCTGTTTCGCCTAGCAGAGCGTCAG CGCCCAAACACAAGAGTACTGAAAAAAGAGAATCTCCTTCGCCAGCACCAAAACCGAGGAAAGCAGAACTGTCTGAATCAG AAGAAGATAAAGGAGGTAAAATGGCCACAGCAGACTCTGTTCAACAGAGACGTCAGTACAGAAGGCAGAATCAACAGTCTTCATCTG ATTCTGGTTCTTCATCTTcatctgaagaagaaagacCTAAAAGATCCATCGTGAAGAATGGGGAAGTTGGTAGACGCCGACGCCATTCACATTCACGCAGTCCATCACCATCTCCCCGAAAACGACAGAAGGAATCATCCCCTCG GATGCAGATGGAAAAGAGATGGCAATCCCCAGTGATGAAAAG TAGGAGGAGGAGAAGTCCATCGCCCCCACCAGCCAGGCGGCGACGCTCTCCTTCACCTGCCCCTCCTCCGAGGCGGCGGCGGTCACCTTCCTTACCTCGTCGAAG gtCTCCATCACCACCCCCACGCAGACGCTCACCTTCTCCACGGAGATACTCTCCACCGATACAGAGACGATACTCTCCTTCACCACCACCGAAGAGAAGAAcggcttctcctcctcccccacctAAACGAAGGGCATCACCTTCTCCACAGTCGAAACGCAGAGTCTCCCATTCgccaccaccaaaacaaaggAGCTCGCCAACTGCTAAAAGGCGTTCACCTTCGATATCTTCCAAGCACAGGAAGGGATCTCCTCCCAGTAGGTCCAATCGGGAAACACGTTCtccaccacaaaacaaaaggcATTCACCTTCACCACGGCCTAGAGCTTCTCATACCTCTGcaagcccaccaccaccacgaaGGGGAGCTTCAGCTTCACCCCAGAGAAGACAGTCTCCATCTCCAAGCACTAGACCCATCAGGAGGGTGTCAAGAACACCAGAACCTAAgaagacaaa ggcttCCACGCCAAGTCCACGATCTGCGAGACGGGTGTCTTCATCACGGTCTGCATCAGGATCACCTGAGCCAGCACCAAAAAAACATCAAGGACCTCCATCTCCTACACGGTCTCGTTCTCCTTCTGCAAACTGGTCACCTGCAAAAAAGGCTAAAAGCCCAACTCAGAGCCCATCACCTGCAAGG AACTCGGATCAAGAAGGGGgtggaaagaagaagaagaaaaagaaggataaGAAGcataaaaaggataaaaagcacaagaaacacaaaaaacacaagaaggagaaggctgcagcagccgcagcagctGTTGCTGTGGCTGCACCTGATACCACCTCAACACAGGAAGACCAGGAAGCAGAGACAGAACCCAAAAAG GAGACAGAAAGCGAACCTGAAGACAACCTTGATGATCTAGAAAAACACCTGCGAGAGAAGGCACTGAGGTCAATGCGGAAGGCGCAAGTGTCACCACCATCCTAG
- the SRRM1 gene encoding serine/arginine repetitive matrix protein 1 isoform X5 encodes MDAGFFRGTSAEQDNRFSNKQKKLLKQLKFAECLEKKVDMSKVNLEVIKPWITKRVTEILGFEDDVVIEFIFNQLEVKNPDSKMMQINLTGFLNGKNAREFMGELWPLLLSAQENIAGIPTAFLELKKEEIKQRQIEQEKLASMKKQDEDKEKRDKEDKDNREKRDRSRSPRRRKSRSPSPRRRSSPVRRERKRSHSRSPHHRTKSRSATPAPEKKEATPEPEPSVKPKETVVQEATSNSDIPKAPKPEPPVPETKETSPERNSKKEREKEKEKTRQRSATRSKSRSRSRSRSPSHSRPRRRHRSRSRSYSPRRRPSPRRRPSPRRRSPPRRMPPPPRHRRSRSPVRRRRRSSASLSGSSSSSSSSRSRSPPKKPPKRTVSSPPRKTRRLSPSASPPRRRHRPSPPASPPPKPRRSPTPQQSNRARKSRGSVSPSRASAPKHKSTEKRESPSPAPKPRKAELSESEEDKGGKMATADSVQQRRQYRRQNQQSSSDSGSSSSSEEERPKRSIVKNGEVGRRRRHSHSRSPSPSPRKRQKESSPRRRRRSPSPPPARRRRSPSPAPPPRRRRSPSLPRRRSPSPPPRRRSPSPRRYSPPIQRRYSPSPPPKRRTASPPPPPKRRASPSPQSKRRVSHSPPPKQRSSPTAKRRSPSISSKHRKGSPPSRSNRETRSPPQNKRHSPSPRPRASHTSASPPPPRRGASASPQRRQSPSPSTRPIRRVSRTPEPKKTKASTPSPRSARRVSSSRSASGSPEPAPKKHQGPPSPTRSRSPSANWSPAKKAKSPTQSPSPARNSDQEGGGKKKKKKKDKKHKKDKKHKKHKKHKKEKAAAAAAAVAVAAPDTTSTQEDQEAETEPKKETESEPEDNLDDLEKHLREKALRSMRKAQVSPPS; translated from the exons AATCCAGATTCCAAAATGATGCAAATCAACCTGACTGGTtttttgaatgggaaaaatGCTAGGGAGTTCATGGGAGAGTTGTGGCCACTGCTATTAAGTGCGCAAGAAAACATTGCTGGTATTCCAACTGCATTTCTGgaactgaagaaagaagaaataaaacaacgACAG ATAGAGCAAGAGAAACTGGCTTCTATGAAGAAACAAGATGAAGACAAGGAGAAGAGAGATAAGGAAGACAAAgacaacagagaaaagagagacagaTCCAGGAGTCCAAGAAG ACGCAAATCAAGGTCTCCTTCCCCTCGAAGGAGGTCGTCGCCTGTCAGAAGAGAGCGGAAACGCAGCCATTCTCGCTCCCCTCATCACAGAACCAAGAGCCGCAGCGCTACTCCTGcgccagaaaagaaagaggcGACTCCTGAGCCAGAACCCTCTGTGAAACCAAAGGAGACTGTTGTTCAAGAGGCAACTTCAAACAG tgatATCCCAAAAGCTCCTAAACCTGAACCTCCTGTACCAGAGACTAAGGAAACTTCACCAGAACGTAATTcaaagaaggagagagagaaggaaaaagagaagactCGTCAAAGATCCGCAACTCGGTCCAAGTCAAGGTCAAGATCTCGATCACGTTCTCCATCTCATTCTCGACCAAGAAGGCGTCATAGATCACGGTCGAG GTCTTACTCCCCTAGAAGGCGACCAAGCCCAAGAAGACGGCCATCTCCAAGGAGAAGGAGCCCTCCAAGGCGAATGCCTCCCCCACCCAGACACAGAAGAAGCAGGTCCCCTGTGAGGCG GAGAAGACGGTCATCAGCATCCTTATCTGGCAGtagctcttcctcctcctcctcacgTTCCCGATCACCACCAAAGAAACCACCTAAAAGAACTGTATCCAGTCCTCCTCGTAAAACTCGTAGGCTCTCTCCTTCTGCAAGCCCCCCTAGACGGAGGCACAGACCATCCCCACCAGCAAGTCCACCTCCAAAACCACGCAGGTCTCCAACACCCCAGCAGTCCAACCGTGCAAGAAAAAGCCGTGGCTCTGTTTCGCCTAGCAGAGCGTCAG CGCCCAAACACAAGAGTACTGAAAAAAGAGAATCTCCTTCGCCAGCACCAAAACCGAGGAAAGCAGAACTGTCTGAATCAG AAGAAGATAAAGGAGGTAAAATGGCCACAGCAGACTCTGTTCAACAGAGACGTCAGTACAGAAGGCAGAATCAACAGTCTTCATCTG ATTCTGGTTCTTCATCTTcatctgaagaagaaagacCTAAAAGATCCATCGTGAAGAATGGGGAAGTTGGTAGACGCCGACGCCATTCACATTCACGCAGTCCATCACCATCTCCCCGAAAACGACAGAAGGAATCATCCCCTCG TAGGAGGAGGAGAAGTCCATCGCCCCCACCAGCCAGGCGGCGACGCTCTCCTTCACCTGCCCCTCCTCCGAGGCGGCGGCGGTCACCTTCCTTACCTCGTCGAAG gtCTCCATCACCACCCCCACGCAGACGCTCACCTTCTCCACGGAGATACTCTCCACCGATACAGAGACGATACTCTCCTTCACCACCACCGAAGAGAAGAAcggcttctcctcctcccccacctAAACGAAGGGCATCACCTTCTCCACAGTCGAAACGCAGAGTCTCCCATTCgccaccaccaaaacaaaggAGCTCGCCAACTGCTAAAAGGCGTTCACCTTCGATATCTTCCAAGCACAGGAAGGGATCTCCTCCCAGTAGGTCCAATCGGGAAACACGTTCtccaccacaaaacaaaaggcATTCACCTTCACCACGGCCTAGAGCTTCTCATACCTCTGcaagcccaccaccaccacgaaGGGGAGCTTCAGCTTCACCCCAGAGAAGACAGTCTCCATCTCCAAGCACTAGACCCATCAGGAGGGTGTCAAGAACACCAGAACCTAAgaagacaaa ggcttCCACGCCAAGTCCACGATCTGCGAGACGGGTGTCTTCATCACGGTCTGCATCAGGATCACCTGAGCCAGCACCAAAAAAACATCAAGGACCTCCATCTCCTACACGGTCTCGTTCTCCTTCTGCAAACTGGTCACCTGCAAAAAAGGCTAAAAGCCCAACTCAGAGCCCATCACCTGCAAGG AACTCGGATCAAGAAGGGGgtggaaagaagaagaagaaaaagaaggataaGAAGcataaaaaggataaaaagcacaagaaacacaaaaaacacaagaaggagaaggctgcagcagccgcagcagctGTTGCTGTGGCTGCACCTGATACCACCTCAACACAGGAAGACCAGGAAGCAGAGACAGAACCCAAAAAG GAGACAGAAAGCGAACCTGAAGACAACCTTGATGATCTAGAAAAACACCTGCGAGAGAAGGCACTGAGGTCAATGCGGAAGGCGCAAGTGTCACCACCATCCTAG